A region of the Pantoea alfalfae genome:
AAGCATTGAGCATGTCCTGTGCCAGGATTGCCCGGTCTGTAAAGGGCGCGGCACCCTGAAAACAGTTGAAACGGTCTGCTATGAAATCATGCGTGAGATTGTGCGGGTTCACCACGCCTATGATTCTGATCGTTTCCTGGTGTATGTTTCACCGACGGTGGGTGAGGCGTTAAAAACCGACGAGTCTCATGCGCTGGCTGAAGTGGAAATCTTTGTCGGTAAGCAGGTTAAAGTTCATGTTGAAGCGCTCTACACTCAGGAGCAGTTCGACGTGGTAATGATGTAACGTCAGCCCGTTATCAGGCTGAATAAACGCCCTTGTTTGGGATAAAATGCGCGTTTTAACGCTTTTATCTGAAGACGGTCGGGTATGAGAACCAACTATCCGTCGTTTACGGAACACAAGGAGAGGCGTGAGTGAGGCAGTTGCCGAGGATTTTGTTACTGCTGGTCGCGGCAATCATCGTGATTGTCGCGCTGCTGGTCAGCGGATTGCGTCTGGTAATGCCGCATCTCGACAGCTATCGCAACAACCTTCTGCAATTCATCTCCGACAAAACGGATGTGCCGGTCAACGCCAGCCAGTTACAGGGTAAATGGGAGAATTTCGGCCCAACCCTGCAGGTTCGTGACCTCAGCGTCGATCTGCATGAAAACGGCAAACTCACGATTAAACGTATCAATCTGGCGCTCGACGTCTGGCAGTCTCTGCTGCACTGGCGCTGGCAGTTTCGCGATCTGACCTTCTGGCAGCTGCATCTCGACACGAATCGCCCCTTACTCGACAACGACAAAGAGAAAAACAGCTTCCGTCCGGCGCAGATTAACGAACTTTTCCTGCGTCAGTTTGACCACTTTGATCTGCGCGACAGCACCATTCGTTTCCGTACCCCTTCCGGCCAGCATGCTGAGCTGGCGATCCCCCGACTCACCTGGGTCAATGAAGATAACCGCCATCGCGCCGAAGGCGAAGTCAGTCTGTCGAGCTTTACCGGTCAGCACGGCGTGGTTCAGGTGCGGCTCGACCTTAACGACAGTAACGGTTTACTTAATGACGGCCGCATCTGGATGCAGGCCGATGACGTCGACATGCGTCCATGGCTGGGCCGCTGGGTGCGCGACAATACCCGGCTGGACAGTGCCCGCTTCAGCCTGGCGGCCTGGGTTAACCTGCGCGATGGTGACATCTATGCTGGCGATCTGCTGCTGCGCAAGGGCGGTGCCAGCTGGCAGGGCGAAACCGGACGACACCGCATAGAGGTCGATGGGCTGACCGCGCATCTGTCACGCTTCCAGAATGGCTGGGTGGTCAATGTGCCGCAGACCCGGCTCAGCACTGACGGTCAGGCCTGGCCCGCCGGTCACTTCTCGCTGTTATGGCGTCCTGAAGATAAGCAGTTGCTGGGGCCGGATGGTCAGCAGGAGGTGCGGGTGCGCGCCACACAGCTGGTGCTGAGTCATATTGCGCCGATCGTTCCGTTATTTGCGCCGCTCTCTCCGGCCCTGTTTGAAAACTGGCAGACGCTGCAGCCACAGGGCACCATCGATGGCCTGGCGCTGGATATTCCATTACAGCAGCCTGAAAACACCCGTTTACAGGTGAAGTGGCGTGATTTCAGCTGGCAGCACTGGAAACTGTTGCCGGGCATCAGTCACCTGAGCGGAGAAGCACGCGGCAACCTGAGCCATGGTCAGGTCAGTGTGGATATGGGCGCGGCAACCGTTCCCTATGGCGATATGTTCCAGGCTCCGTTAGAGATTAAGCGGGTGACCGGGGCACTGCGCTGGCTTAAAGATGAACATGGCCTGACGCTGGCGGGTGAAAAGCTTAACCTCGAAGCGCGCTCACTCTGGGCGCGCGGCGACTTCAGCTACCAGCAGAATAGCGGCGGCGAGCCCCGTCTGGATATTCTGGCGGGTATCCGACTTACTGATGCGGGCGATGCCTGGCGCTACTTCCCGGTGCCGCTGATGGGTAACAGCCTGACGCACTATCTGAGTGGGGCGGTGAAGGGTGGCAGGGTGGACAACGCCACGCTGCTGTTTGCCGGTAATCCGGCGCTGTTCCCGTTCAAGCACAATGATGGCATGTTCCAGGTCTGGGTGCCGCTTCGCCAGGCGACCTATGCGTTTCAGCCCAAATGGCCAGCGTTGAGCAATCTCGATGTCGACCTTAACTTCCTGAACGATGGTCTGTGGATGAAAGCGCCAATGGCGCACCTGGGCGAAGTAGACGCTCACAACGTCACGGCGGTGATCCCTGACTACCTGAAAGAAAAACTGATCATCGACGGGGATATCAGTGGTGAAGGCCAGCAGATCGCTGACTATTTCGATCAGACGCCGCTTAAACCGTCACTGGGTGCCGCACTGGAGCAGCTGAAAATTAAAGGCCGTGTCGGTGGCCATCTGAATCTGAACATCCCACTGGATGGAGAGCAGGTGCACGCCCGCGGTAATGTCGATCTGAACAACAACGCGCTGTTTATCAAACCGTTAAAAACCACCATCAACAATCTTTCTGGTCGCTTCCGTTATGACAACGGCAATCTGGCCAGTGAGGATCTGCGGGCGAACTGGTTCGGGCAGCCGATGGGCGTTCGTTTCAGCACCCACGAGAACCCGGATGACTTTGGCGTTAACGTCAAACTTCAGGGCGACTGGCAACCCGCGAAAATCAGCCAGATTCCGGCAGCCGTCAGCAAGCAGCTCGGCGGGCATCTGCCGTGGCAGGGCGACGTCAATATTACGTTACCGCATCATGGCGGGGCGCGTTATGACGTGACGCTGAACGGTAATGCTAAAGAAGTAAGTAGTCACTTACCTGCGCCGCTCAATAAGAAAGCCGGTGAGGCGATGCCAGTTGCCATTCAGGCCAGTGGTGACCTGAACCATTTCGATCTCAGCGGCAGCGTCAATGCAAACCATCGTTTTAACAGCCGCTGGTTGCTGGAACCGACGCTGCGCGTCGATCGTGGCATCTGGCTGAATGATGCACAGAAAACGCCTGCGCTACCCGACCATAAGGGCATGGTACTGAATCTGCCCGTGCTGGATGGCGAGGCCTGGGTAGCGATGATGGCTGCCGGCGGTTCTGCAGGTGCGGGGACGACAGGCGGCGGCAGCGACTTCCAGACGGGTGGCGTCACGCTGCCGGGTAACATCACGCTACGCAGTCCGGCGGTCACGCTGGCGGGGCAGCAATGGCATGACGTTGAAGCGACACTGGCACAGCGTTCAGGCGGCAATGGCCAGGTCAGCGTCAGTGCGAAAGAGCTGCGCGGTGAACTGGCGATGGCCCCCAAAGCGCCATGGCAGGTGAACCTGGATTACCTCTACTACAATCCGCAATGGGAAAACGAGACAGGCAAGGGCGGCAAAGCGCCTTCTCAGCAAACCACAAACATTAACTTCAGCCAGTGGCCCGCCTTACAGCTGCGCTGTAAAGAGTGCTGGGTACTGGGCCAGAAATATGGCCAGGTCTCCGCGGTGCTGCAGCCTAAAAGAGATACGTTAGCGCTTACTAACGGAAAAGTGGATACCGGCAGCTCCCAGCTTAAAATTAACGGTGAGTGGGTTAATCGCCCGGACGACCAGCGCACCTCGCTGAAGGGCACGCTTAAGGGACCGAATATTAATAACGCGACCAACTGGTTTGGCGTCAACACGCCGCTGCGCGATGCGCCCTTTAATATTGCTTACGATCTGCACTGGCGCTCTGCACCCTGGCAGCCCTCTGCAGAGACACTG
Encoded here:
- the yhdP gene encoding AsmA2 domain-containing protein YhdP; amino-acid sequence: MRQLPRILLLLVAAIIVIVALLVSGLRLVMPHLDSYRNNLLQFISDKTDVPVNASQLQGKWENFGPTLQVRDLSVDLHENGKLTIKRINLALDVWQSLLHWRWQFRDLTFWQLHLDTNRPLLDNDKEKNSFRPAQINELFLRQFDHFDLRDSTIRFRTPSGQHAELAIPRLTWVNEDNRHRAEGEVSLSSFTGQHGVVQVRLDLNDSNGLLNDGRIWMQADDVDMRPWLGRWVRDNTRLDSARFSLAAWVNLRDGDIYAGDLLLRKGGASWQGETGRHRIEVDGLTAHLSRFQNGWVVNVPQTRLSTDGQAWPAGHFSLLWRPEDKQLLGPDGQQEVRVRATQLVLSHIAPIVPLFAPLSPALFENWQTLQPQGTIDGLALDIPLQQPENTRLQVKWRDFSWQHWKLLPGISHLSGEARGNLSHGQVSVDMGAATVPYGDMFQAPLEIKRVTGALRWLKDEHGLTLAGEKLNLEARSLWARGDFSYQQNSGGEPRLDILAGIRLTDAGDAWRYFPVPLMGNSLTHYLSGAVKGGRVDNATLLFAGNPALFPFKHNDGMFQVWVPLRQATYAFQPKWPALSNLDVDLNFLNDGLWMKAPMAHLGEVDAHNVTAVIPDYLKEKLIIDGDISGEGQQIADYFDQTPLKPSLGAALEQLKIKGRVGGHLNLNIPLDGEQVHARGNVDLNNNALFIKPLKTTINNLSGRFRYDNGNLASEDLRANWFGQPMGVRFSTHENPDDFGVNVKLQGDWQPAKISQIPAAVSKQLGGHLPWQGDVNITLPHHGGARYDVTLNGNAKEVSSHLPAPLNKKAGEAMPVAIQASGDLNHFDLSGSVNANHRFNSRWLLEPTLRVDRGIWLNDAQKTPALPDHKGMVLNLPVLDGEAWVAMMAAGGSAGAGTTGGGSDFQTGGVTLPGNITLRSPAVTLAGQQWHDVEATLAQRSGGNGQVSVSAKELRGELAMAPKAPWQVNLDYLYYNPQWENETGKGGKAPSQQTTNINFSQWPALQLRCKECWVLGQKYGQVSAVLQPKRDTLALTNGKVDTGSSQLKINGEWVNRPDDQRTSLKGTLKGPNINNATNWFGVNTPLRDAPFNIAYDLHWRSAPWQPSAETLSGTLKTHFGKGQIADVNTGTAGKILRLVSFDALLRKLRFDFSDTFTNAFYFDSINGTAWIENGVMRTDNLLVDGLEADIAMQGNLDLVKRQIDMEAVVAPEISASVGVATAFAINPVIGAAVFAASKVLGPLWNKISLLRYHISGPLDKPEINEVLRKPRETDNK